In one window of Synergistaceae bacterium DZ-S4 DNA:
- a CDS encoding diguanylate cyclase — protein sequence MDKRISRDIERSYIEPIKWCRYIVNTGYVTAAIIILAHVIWYLAARSVLTSPPDAYLRNYIVLPAIGLFAFTIFADLFIRSTRFPLVSKEYMSLALFIIFSFYLSLTHNIADVLLASFILPIFVSTVFSNVKITHWVFWISSLAVLLVGVKIYFLGKLDSNMLMQIFVACFMFLCSYLLAKVLILYGHDNLATMMKFDDRQQNMEEQLKLDPFTGLNNRKTFDDHLPKLMEECRKAQNFIALAAIDVDNFKVVNDLCGHPAGDRVLLYLSDTLKKIQTENIRAYRIGGDEFSLLLEGCNAEETYRLCEYLRTQMESCPLRTADENIVTLSCGAVCETRRDRATSAEV from the coding sequence ATGGATAAAAGGATCAGCCGCGACATAGAGAGGTCATACATAGAACCTATCAAATGGTGCCGATACATAGTAAATACCGGCTATGTCACTGCTGCTATCATAATCCTGGCGCATGTGATATGGTATTTGGCAGCCCGGAGTGTCCTTACAAGTCCGCCTGATGCCTATCTGCGGAATTATATTGTACTGCCCGCCATAGGCCTCTTTGCTTTTACCATTTTTGCAGACCTTTTTATCCGTTCAACCCGTTTTCCCCTTGTTTCGAAGGAATACATGTCCCTTGCGCTCTTTATCATATTTTCCTTCTATCTTTCCCTTACGCATAATATAGCCGACGTATTGCTAGCTTCTTTCATTCTGCCTATTTTCGTCTCCACCGTCTTTTCAAATGTCAAAATTACCCATTGGGTCTTTTGGATAAGCAGCCTTGCGGTGTTGCTGGTGGGTGTCAAAATATATTTTTTAGGAAAATTGGACAGTAATATGCTTATGCAGATATTTGTCGCCTGCTTCATGTTCCTTTGTTCCTACCTGCTGGCAAAGGTCCTGATACTATATGGGCACGATAATCTTGCAACCATGATGAAATTCGATGACAGACAGCAAAACATGGAGGAACAGCTGAAGCTGGATCCATTCACTGGGCTGAACAACAGAAAAACCTTCGATGACCATCTGCCGAAGCTTATGGAAGAATGCCGGAAAGCCCAAAATTTCATTGCGCTGGCGGCGATCGATGTCGATAATTTTAAAGTCGTGAACGATTTATGCGGACATCCGGCGGGCGATAGGGTACTGCTTTATTTATCGGATACACTGAAAAAGATCCAGACTGAAAATATCCGTGCTTACAGGATCGGCGGAGATGAGTTTTCTCTGTTGTTAGAAGGCTGCAACGCTGAAGAAACCTACAGGCTCTGCGAATATCTCCGGACTCAAATGGAATCATGCCCGCTTCGTACTGCAGACGAAAACATTGTTACTCTCAGCTGCGGGGCAGTCTGCGAAACACGGCGAGATAGAGCCACCAGCGCAGAGGTTTAG
- a CDS encoding aminopeptidase P family protein — MVYSGFIFKTTIKIPEEEKVMIRTERAAKLAEELKKRGLDALYIGPSTDLEYIGELDTHPDERVRGLAVDKNGKCFAMTPLLYKEEIVRAFGDVPFYAEWNDHEGFTGAFKRGCEHLGILGGKIAFNDGVRAVDMLAIRDTMDIRMVNGQDILAPLRSQKDDEELDRLREAARMIDFTVEKLFTFIKPGMKERDIIKKIPDFLEEAGCTEMSFSPIVASGPNASMPHYGGDQRVIQEQDVIILDLGCRYKSYCSDTSRTFFVGEPTDEQRKIYEIVRLAQAAGEAAVKPGATGQDVDRAARRIIEEAGYGKYFFNRVGHGVGIAVHENPYIIEGNDKPLKPGNVFSIEPGIYIAGKFGMRVENLVTVKPDGTAEALNKTTREMRIIR; from the coding sequence GTGGTTTATTCAGGTTTCATTTTTAAAACGACTATTAAAATTCCGGAGGAGGAAAAAGTCATGATCAGGACCGAGCGGGCAGCAAAACTTGCGGAAGAACTTAAAAAGAGAGGCCTCGACGCACTCTACATAGGGCCATCCACGGACCTCGAATACATCGGCGAGCTCGACACCCATCCCGATGAACGCGTGCGCGGACTGGCGGTCGACAAAAATGGAAAGTGCTTCGCGATGACGCCGCTGCTTTACAAGGAAGAGATCGTCAGGGCCTTCGGTGACGTGCCTTTCTACGCTGAATGGAACGACCACGAGGGCTTCACTGGCGCATTTAAGCGCGGCTGCGAACACCTCGGCATCCTCGGCGGAAAGATCGCCTTCAACGACGGCGTCCGTGCTGTAGACATGCTCGCGATACGAGACACTATGGACATCCGGATGGTCAACGGCCAGGACATACTCGCCCCGCTGCGTTCCCAAAAGGACGACGAGGAGCTTGACCGTCTCCGCGAAGCGGCCCGCATGATCGATTTCACGGTCGAAAAACTTTTCACCTTCATAAAGCCCGGAATGAAAGAGCGCGACATTATAAAGAAGATCCCCGACTTCCTCGAAGAGGCCGGCTGCACGGAGATGTCCTTCTCCCCCATCGTGGCAAGCGGACCCAACGCCTCCATGCCCCACTACGGCGGGGACCAGCGCGTGATACAGGAGCAGGACGTCATCATCCTCGACCTTGGCTGCCGCTATAAATCATACTGTTCCGACACCTCGCGCACCTTCTTCGTCGGCGAACCCACAGACGAACAGCGCAAGATCTACGAAATAGTCCGCCTGGCGCAAGCTGCCGGAGAAGCCGCTGTAAAGCCGGGAGCGACCGGCCAGGATGTCGACCGTGCCGCGCGCCGGATCATCGAAGAGGCGGGCTACGGGAAGTACTTCTTCAACCGCGTCGGCCACGGCGTAGGCATAGCAGTTCACGAAAACCCGTACATCATCGAAGGCAACGACAAACCACTTAAGCCGGGCAACGTCTTCAGCATCGAACCCGGCATATACATTGCAGGCAAATTCGGCATGCGCGTAGAGAACCTGGTAACCGTCAAGCCGGATGGGACCGCCGAAGCACTGAACAAGACGACCAGGGAGATGAGGATCATCAGGTAG
- a CDS encoding DUF3798 domain-containing protein, which translates to MKNRFIITTAVVLAVGFFTLASFAPAAEAAAKKGKVAIVTNTVSQNEEEYRSAQEMVKKYGDRIVHVTWPDNFMAEQEQMVSIVAKLAYDPQIKALIINQAVPGTNAAVDKLLETRKDVFIVYSTPQENPPDVAARAQLIIQPDELRMGDAIPLQAKKLGAKTFVHYSFPRHMSQVLLSSRRELMKKKCAELGIKFVDATAPDPTGDSGLPGAQQFILEDVPKMVAKYGKDTAFFSTNCAMQIPLIKAVVDAKAIYPQPCCPSPYHGFPTALGIKSNTEKQGNLEYVIAETKRILKEKGCSGRLSTWPVPVAMMATVASTEYAMKVIDGQVPFDKLNVPVLEKDMANYAKVKVSTTPYVDEAGKKYPTFLFVLMDFLTY; encoded by the coding sequence GTGAAGAATCGTTTTATCATTACCACGGCAGTTGTTCTCGCGGTCGGATTCTTTACCCTCGCATCGTTTGCTCCCGCAGCTGAAGCAGCGGCGAAAAAGGGCAAGGTGGCGATCGTAACGAACACTGTTTCTCAGAACGAAGAGGAATACCGTTCTGCGCAGGAAATGGTCAAAAAGTACGGCGACCGCATCGTACACGTTACGTGGCCGGACAACTTCATGGCCGAGCAGGAGCAGATGGTAAGCATCGTAGCGAAGCTTGCCTACGATCCTCAGATCAAAGCGCTCATCATCAACCAGGCGGTACCGGGAACCAATGCCGCGGTGGACAAACTCCTTGAGACAAGAAAAGACGTTTTTATCGTATATTCAACGCCGCAGGAGAACCCCCCGGATGTCGCAGCCCGCGCCCAGCTCATCATCCAGCCTGACGAACTCAGGATGGGAGACGCCATCCCCCTTCAGGCAAAGAAGCTTGGAGCCAAGACCTTCGTGCACTATTCCTTCCCGAGGCACATGTCGCAGGTGCTCCTCTCCTCGCGCCGTGAGCTGATGAAGAAGAAGTGCGCCGAACTTGGGATCAAGTTTGTTGACGCGACCGCTCCCGACCCAACAGGAGACTCCGGACTTCCCGGCGCTCAGCAGTTCATCCTTGAGGACGTTCCCAAGATGGTAGCGAAGTACGGCAAGGACACAGCATTCTTCTCCACGAACTGCGCAATGCAGATCCCGCTCATCAAGGCAGTAGTCGACGCAAAGGCGATCTATCCTCAGCCTTGCTGCCCGTCGCCCTACCATGGATTCCCGACAGCTCTCGGGATCAAGTCAAACACCGAGAAGCAGGGCAACCTGGAGTACGTCATAGCCGAGACGAAGAGGATACTGAAGGAAAAGGGCTGCTCCGGCAGACTCTCGACCTGGCCCGTTCCCGTCGCGATGATGGCGACCGTTGCCAGCACGGAATACGCGATGAAGGTCATCGACGGACAAGTCCCGTTTGACAAGCTGAACGTTCCCGTGCTTGAGAAGGACATGGCCAACTACGCGAAGGTCAAGGTCTCGACCACTCCCTACGTAGACGAAGCGGGCAAGAAATATCCGACCTTCCTCTTCGTGCTGATGGACTTCCTCACATACTAG